The Mytilus galloprovincialis chromosome 4, xbMytGall1.hap1.1, whole genome shotgun sequence genome contains a region encoding:
- the LOC143073018 gene encoding C-terminal-binding protein 1-like isoform X1: MHHMDKKKTLQPVKRPRLEAPNSMYNRDGNFNQKPMSVSIRGPIPNGPMHPRPLIALLDGRDCSIEMPILKDVATVAFCDAQSTQEIHEKVLNEAVGALMWHTITLAKEDLEKFKNLRVIVRIGSGYDNVDVKAAGELGIAVCNVPGYGVEEVADSTICLILNLYRRTYWLANMVREGKKVNGPEQLREAAQGSARIRGDTLGIVGLGRVGSAVALRAKAFGFNVIFYDPYLQDGVEKSLGITRVYTLQDLLFQSDCVSLHCNLNEHNHHLINDFTIKQMRPGAFLINTARGGLVDEHALAAALKDSRIRAAALDVHESEPFSLSNSPLKDCPNLICTPHSAFYSEQSVTELREMAAGEIRRAVVGRIPDSLRNCVNKEYFTSNSVRPPYGFVGYPEGMNGAGYPFPNPAAAAAAAAASGMGVATALDAHQSVPHSAPHSQQPHSTLSESAALHLGKESTDVH, encoded by the exons ATGCATCACATGGACAAAAAGAAAACACTGCAGCCAGTGAAGAGACCAAGACTTGAAGCACCAAACAGTATGTATAACAGAGACGGAAATTTCAACCAAAAGCCTA TGTCTGTGTCCATTCGTGGACCAATCCCAAATGGACCTATGCATCCACGTCCATTGATAGCTTTACTTGATGGAAGGGACTGTTCTATTGAAATGCCCATTCTGAAAGATGTGGCAACAGTAGCTTTCTGTGATGCTCAGTCTACACAAGAAATACATGAAAAA GTATTAAATGAGGCTGTAGGAGCTTTAATGTGGCATACCATAACCCTTGCAAAAGAAGATTTAGAGAAGTTTAAGAATCTGCGAGTTATTGTTCGTATTGGAAGTGGATACGACAATGTAGATGTCAAAGCTGCTGGAGAACTTG gtATTGCCGTGTGTAATGTACCTGGATATGGTGTAGAGGAAGTTGCTGATTCAACAATATGcttgattttaaatttatatagacGGACATATTGGTTAGCAAATATGGTACGGGAAGGTAAAAAAGTGAATGGACCAGAGCAATTAAGAGAAGCAGCACAAGGATCGGCCAGAATTCGAGGAGATACACTCGGTATTGTTGGGTTAG GTCGTGTTGGATCTGCAGTGGCTCTAAGAGCGAAGGCTTTTGGctttaatgtaatattttatgACCCATATCTTCAGGATGGTGTTGAAAAGTCATTAG GTATCACAAGAGTGTACACTCTTCAGGACTTATTATTTCAAAGTGACTGTGTTAGTTTGCATTGTAATCTTAATGAACACAACCATCATTTAATAAATGACTTCACAATTAAACAGATGAGACCAG GTGCATTTCTGATAAACACAGCACGAGGTGGTCTGGTCGATGAACATGCTTTAGCTGCAGCATTGAAAGATTCAAGGATAAGAGCAGCTGCTTTAGACGTCCATGAAAGTGAGCCATTCAGTTTATCAAATA GTCCACTCAAGGATTGTCCAAATCTCATATGTACACCTCATTCAGCATTCTACAGTGAACAAAGTGTGACCGAGTTACGGGAAATGGCAGCAGGGGAGATAAGAAGGGCAGTAGTAGGTCGCATTCCAGACAGTCTACGCAACTGTGTTAACAAAGAATACTTTACCTCAA ATTCTGTGAGACCACCTTATGGTTTTGTTGGCTATCCTGAAGGAATGAATGGGGCGGGTTACCCATTCCCTAACCCTGCAGCAGCTGCCGCGGCTGCTGCAGCCTCTGGCATGGGAGTAGCCACAGCTTTGGACGCCCATCAGTCAGTTCCTCACAGCGCCCCTCATTCACAACAGCCACATAGTACATTATCAGAATCAGCAGCGCTTCATCTTGGCAAAGAAAGTACCGATGTTCATTAA
- the LOC143073018 gene encoding C-terminal-binding protein-like isoform X2: MHHMDKKKTLQPVKRPRLEAPNSMYNRDGNFNQKPMSVSIRGPIPNGPMHPRPLIALLDGRDCSIEMPILKDVATVAFCDAQSTQEIHEKVLNEAVGALMWHTITLAKEDLEKFKNLRVIVRIGSGYDNVDVKAAGELGIAVCNVPGYGVEEVADSTICLILNLYRRTYWLANMVREGKKVNGPEQLREAAQGSARIRGDTLGIVGLGRVGSAVALRAKAFGFNVIFYDPYLQDGVEKSLGITRVYTLQDLLFQSDCVSLHCNLNEHNHHLINDFTIKQMRPGAFLINTARGGLVDEHALAAALKDSRIRAAALDVHESPLKDCPNLICTPHSAFYSEQSVTELREMAAGEIRRAVVGRIPDSLRNCVNKEYFTSNSVRPPYGFVGYPEGMNGAGYPFPNPAAAAAAAAASGMGVATALDAHQSVPHSAPHSQQPHSTLSESAALHLGKESTDVH, encoded by the exons ATGCATCACATGGACAAAAAGAAAACACTGCAGCCAGTGAAGAGACCAAGACTTGAAGCACCAAACAGTATGTATAACAGAGACGGAAATTTCAACCAAAAGCCTA TGTCTGTGTCCATTCGTGGACCAATCCCAAATGGACCTATGCATCCACGTCCATTGATAGCTTTACTTGATGGAAGGGACTGTTCTATTGAAATGCCCATTCTGAAAGATGTGGCAACAGTAGCTTTCTGTGATGCTCAGTCTACACAAGAAATACATGAAAAA GTATTAAATGAGGCTGTAGGAGCTTTAATGTGGCATACCATAACCCTTGCAAAAGAAGATTTAGAGAAGTTTAAGAATCTGCGAGTTATTGTTCGTATTGGAAGTGGATACGACAATGTAGATGTCAAAGCTGCTGGAGAACTTG gtATTGCCGTGTGTAATGTACCTGGATATGGTGTAGAGGAAGTTGCTGATTCAACAATATGcttgattttaaatttatatagacGGACATATTGGTTAGCAAATATGGTACGGGAAGGTAAAAAAGTGAATGGACCAGAGCAATTAAGAGAAGCAGCACAAGGATCGGCCAGAATTCGAGGAGATACACTCGGTATTGTTGGGTTAG GTCGTGTTGGATCTGCAGTGGCTCTAAGAGCGAAGGCTTTTGGctttaatgtaatattttatgACCCATATCTTCAGGATGGTGTTGAAAAGTCATTAG GTATCACAAGAGTGTACACTCTTCAGGACTTATTATTTCAAAGTGACTGTGTTAGTTTGCATTGTAATCTTAATGAACACAACCATCATTTAATAAATGACTTCACAATTAAACAGATGAGACCAG GTGCATTTCTGATAAACACAGCACGAGGTGGTCTGGTCGATGAACATGCTTTAGCTGCAGCATTGAAAGATTCAAGGATAAGAGCAGCTGCTTTAGACGTCCATGAAA GTCCACTCAAGGATTGTCCAAATCTCATATGTACACCTCATTCAGCATTCTACAGTGAACAAAGTGTGACCGAGTTACGGGAAATGGCAGCAGGGGAGATAAGAAGGGCAGTAGTAGGTCGCATTCCAGACAGTCTACGCAACTGTGTTAACAAAGAATACTTTACCTCAA ATTCTGTGAGACCACCTTATGGTTTTGTTGGCTATCCTGAAGGAATGAATGGGGCGGGTTACCCATTCCCTAACCCTGCAGCAGCTGCCGCGGCTGCTGCAGCCTCTGGCATGGGAGTAGCCACAGCTTTGGACGCCCATCAGTCAGTTCCTCACAGCGCCCCTCATTCACAACAGCCACATAGTACATTATCAGAATCAGCAGCGCTTCATCTTGGCAAAGAAAGTACCGATGTTCATTAA
- the LOC143073019 gene encoding E3 ubiquitin-protein transferase MAEA-like, with protein sequence MADIKALEHPTLKVPYEILNKKFRSAQKTIDREISHVHTASSDIEACLEDKKKIKDVSRVIDNMVEKLCLLKRKADESINEELEAARVIKRRVDHLKEAELLHPHTKPLWHKKRLDRMLVEYFLRAGFYNTAIKLAQQSEIEDLTNIELFLTSKKIEESLQRKEVVPCLTWCYENKNKLRKMKSTLEFKLRKQEFIEHIRNSRCLEAVKHARKHFSVLEDDQKLAEVQRVMGLLAFPGCSSKSPYKDLLDENSWADLVKQFRFENFKLHQLNTDSVFTITLQAGLSALKTPMCYKQHAMRKSSDCPVCNCQLNELGKGLPYSHCANSKLICAISGQALNEHNPPMALPNGHVYGYNSLNEMADGNDGRIVCPRTKEIFHIDETEKVFVM encoded by the exons ATGGCAGACATAAAAGCATTGGAACACCCAACTTTGAAA GTTCCTTATGAAATATTGAATAAGAAGTTTCGTTCAGCACAGAAGACAATTGACAGAGAAATCTCACATGTACATACAGCTAGCAGTGACATTGAGGCCTGTCTAGAggacaaaaagaaaataaaggatGTGTCCAGAGTAATAGATAATATGGTAGAAAAACTTTGTCTTTTGAAAAGAAAG GCTGACGAGAGTATAAATGAAGAGCTTGAAGCAGCCAGAGTAATAAAGAGACGAGTAGATCACCTTAAAGAAGCTGAATTACTTCACCCTCATACTAAACCTTTATGGCACAAAAAGAGATTAGACAGAATGCTGGTGGAATACTTTCTTAGAGCTGGGTTTTACAACACAGCTATCAAACTGGCTCAGCAATCTGAAATAGAG GATTTGACAAATATTGAGCTTTTCCTGACCTCAAAAAAGATTGAAGAATCTTTACAAAGAAAAGAAGTGGTACCTTGTCTTACATGgtgttatgaaaataaaaacaaactgagGAAAATGAAA AGTACCTTAGAATTTAAACTAAGAAAACAAGAGTTTATAGAACACATAAGAAACAGCAGATGTTTAGAAGCAGTAAA ACATGCAAGAAAACATTTTTCTGTACTAGAAGATGACCAAAAACTAGCAGAAGTTCAGAGAGTAATGGGTTTATTAGCATTCCCAGGATGTTCTTCCAAATCACCTTATAAG GACTTATTGGATGAGAATTCCTGGGCAGATCTTGTGAAACAATTtagatttgaaaatttcaaactcCACCAACTTAATACAGATTCTGTGTTCACGATTACCTTACAAGCAGGTCTTTCAGCATTAAAAACACC TATGTGTTACAAGCAACATGCAATGAGAAAAAGCTCTGACTGTCCAGTCTGTAACTGTCAGCTGAATGAACTGGGGAAAGGCTTACCATACTCACACTGTGCTAATTCTAAATTGATATGTGCTATCTCTGGTCAAGCTCTCAATGAACACAATCCACCGATGGCATTACCCAATGGTCATGTTTATGGATATAAT
- the LOC143073018 gene encoding C-terminal-binding protein-like isoform X3 has protein sequence MHHMDKKKTLQPVKRPRLEAPNMSVSIRGPIPNGPMHPRPLIALLDGRDCSIEMPILKDVATVAFCDAQSTQEIHEKVLNEAVGALMWHTITLAKEDLEKFKNLRVIVRIGSGYDNVDVKAAGELGIAVCNVPGYGVEEVADSTICLILNLYRRTYWLANMVREGKKVNGPEQLREAAQGSARIRGDTLGIVGLGRVGSAVALRAKAFGFNVIFYDPYLQDGVEKSLGITRVYTLQDLLFQSDCVSLHCNLNEHNHHLINDFTIKQMRPGAFLINTARGGLVDEHALAAALKDSRIRAAALDVHESEPFSLSNSPLKDCPNLICTPHSAFYSEQSVTELREMAAGEIRRAVVGRIPDSLRNCVNKEYFTSNSVRPPYGFVGYPEGMNGAGYPFPNPAAAAAAAAASGMGVATALDAHQSVPHSAPHSQQPHSTLSESAALHLGKESTDVH, from the exons ATGCATCACATGGACAAAAAGAAAACACTGCAGCCAGTGAAGAGACCAAGACTTGAAGCACCAAACA TGTCTGTGTCCATTCGTGGACCAATCCCAAATGGACCTATGCATCCACGTCCATTGATAGCTTTACTTGATGGAAGGGACTGTTCTATTGAAATGCCCATTCTGAAAGATGTGGCAACAGTAGCTTTCTGTGATGCTCAGTCTACACAAGAAATACATGAAAAA GTATTAAATGAGGCTGTAGGAGCTTTAATGTGGCATACCATAACCCTTGCAAAAGAAGATTTAGAGAAGTTTAAGAATCTGCGAGTTATTGTTCGTATTGGAAGTGGATACGACAATGTAGATGTCAAAGCTGCTGGAGAACTTG gtATTGCCGTGTGTAATGTACCTGGATATGGTGTAGAGGAAGTTGCTGATTCAACAATATGcttgattttaaatttatatagacGGACATATTGGTTAGCAAATATGGTACGGGAAGGTAAAAAAGTGAATGGACCAGAGCAATTAAGAGAAGCAGCACAAGGATCGGCCAGAATTCGAGGAGATACACTCGGTATTGTTGGGTTAG GTCGTGTTGGATCTGCAGTGGCTCTAAGAGCGAAGGCTTTTGGctttaatgtaatattttatgACCCATATCTTCAGGATGGTGTTGAAAAGTCATTAG GTATCACAAGAGTGTACACTCTTCAGGACTTATTATTTCAAAGTGACTGTGTTAGTTTGCATTGTAATCTTAATGAACACAACCATCATTTAATAAATGACTTCACAATTAAACAGATGAGACCAG GTGCATTTCTGATAAACACAGCACGAGGTGGTCTGGTCGATGAACATGCTTTAGCTGCAGCATTGAAAGATTCAAGGATAAGAGCAGCTGCTTTAGACGTCCATGAAAGTGAGCCATTCAGTTTATCAAATA GTCCACTCAAGGATTGTCCAAATCTCATATGTACACCTCATTCAGCATTCTACAGTGAACAAAGTGTGACCGAGTTACGGGAAATGGCAGCAGGGGAGATAAGAAGGGCAGTAGTAGGTCGCATTCCAGACAGTCTACGCAACTGTGTTAACAAAGAATACTTTACCTCAA ATTCTGTGAGACCACCTTATGGTTTTGTTGGCTATCCTGAAGGAATGAATGGGGCGGGTTACCCATTCCCTAACCCTGCAGCAGCTGCCGCGGCTGCTGCAGCCTCTGGCATGGGAGTAGCCACAGCTTTGGACGCCCATCAGTCAGTTCCTCACAGCGCCCCTCATTCACAACAGCCACATAGTACATTATCAGAATCAGCAGCGCTTCATCTTGGCAAAGAAAGTACCGATGTTCATTAA